The proteins below are encoded in one region of Brassica napus cultivar Da-Ae chromosome A6, Da-Ae, whole genome shotgun sequence:
- the LOC106346031 gene encoding probable LRR receptor-like serine/threonine-protein kinase At1g51820 — translation MERHCVFIATFMLILHLVQAQDSTGFINVGCGLPPHESPYNALPTGLSYTSDIGLVNTGKTGQIAKEFEPNYTKPLTTLRYFPDGVRNCYTLNVTRDTKYLIMAKFVYGNYDGLKTDPNFDLYFGPNIWTTVSKNDTREEIIHVTKSNSLQVCLVKTGTSIPFINILELRPLRSTAYVTQSGSLKYLFRVYLSNSRLGIRYPDDIYDRAWFPYFDEKSWTQVTTNLTVNITNNYELPQGVAATGATPLNDAETLNITWDVEPPTAKFYTYMHFAELQTLRANDTREFNTTMNGKYSYGPYTPTPLKIETVLDVKPEECDEGACLLQLVRTSKSTLPPLLNAIEAFTEINFPQMETDGDDVYGIKNVQDSYGLDRISWQGDPCVPIQFLWDGLNCDNSDNSTPPIITSLNLSSSGLVGTITQAIQNLTHLEKLDLSNNNLTGEIPEFLADIKSLLVIDLSGNNITGSVPPSILQKKGMKLNVNNNPHLLCPAGSCVNNGGDKHKKKSIIVPVVASIASLAVLIGAFIMFLVLRKKKASKLEDGRSSQQAIMTKNRRFTYSEVMTMTNNFQRVLGKGGFGIVYHGVVNGTEQVAVKILSHSSSQGYKQFKAEVELLLRVHHKNLVGLVGYCDENDKLALIYEYMANGDLKEHMSGTRNRFLLNWGTRLKIVIDSAQGLEYLHNGCTPPMVHRDVKTTNILLNEHFEAKLADFGLSRSFPTEGGTHVSTVVAGTPGYLDPEYYRTNWLTEKSDVYSFGIVLLEIITNRHVIDQSREKAHIAEWVGLMLIKGDIISIMDPSLNGDYDSGSVWKAVEIAMSCLNPSSTRRPTMSQVVIGLKECLASENSRGGASRDMDSKSSIEVSLTFDTDVNPTAR, via the exons ATGGAGAGACATTGTGTGTTCATTGCTACTTTCATGCTGATACTTCATCTTGTTCAAGCTCAAGATTCAACCG GGTTCATCAATGTGGGTTGCGGTTTACCCCCTCATGAGTCTCCTTACAACGCACTCCCAACCGGTTTATCATATACATCAGATATCGGTTTAGTTAACACTGGTAAAACCGGTCAAATCGCCAAGGAGTTTGAGCCCAACTACACTAAACCGTTAACGACACTGAGATATTTTCCAGATGGAGTACGTAACTGCTACACTCTCAATGTCACACGCGACACCAAGTACCTGATCATGGCCAAGTTCGTATATGGAAACTACGATGGTCTTAAGACCGACCCAAACTTTGACCTTTACTTCGGTCCGAATATTTGGACAACCGTGTCTAAAAATGATACTAGAGAGGAGATCATTCATGTGACGAAATCTAATTCTCTACAGGTATGTCTTGTTAAGACAGGAACAAGTATACCTTTCATAAATATCTTGGAGCTACGACCATTGCGGAGTACTGCGTACGTTACTCAAAGCGGCTCGTTGAAGTACTTATTCAGGGTGTACCTTAGCAACTCCCGTCTTGGTATACG GTATCCAGATGATATCTATGATAGAGCATGGTTTCCATACTTCGACGAGAAATCATGGACACAAGTAACAACGAATCTAACGGTAAACATTACCAATAATTATGAGTTACCACAAGGGGTAGCAGCAACGGGCGCAACACCTCTAAACGATGCCGAGACATTGAACATTACATGGGACGTAGAGCCTCCTACTGCAAAGTTCTACACCTACATGCACTTTGCAGAGCTTCAGACTCTACGAGCCAACGATACAAGGGAATTCAACACGACTATGAATGGAAAATATTCATATGGACCTTATACTCCTACACCATTAAAAATCGAAACAGTACTCGACGTAAAACCAGAGGAATGTGATGAAGGGGCATGTCTTTTGCAGCTTGTTAGGACATCGAAATCAACTCTTCCTCCTCTACTTAATGCCATTGAGGCTTTCACTGAGATTAATTTCCCGCAAATGGAGACAGATGGAGATGATG TTTACGGTATCAAGAATGTTCAAGATAGTTATGGACTGGATAGAATCAGTTGGCAAGGAGACCCATGTGTGCCCATACAGTTTTTGTGGGATGGTCTAAATTGCGATAACTCGGATAATTCTACTCCACCAATAATAACTTCCTT AAACTTATCTTCAAGTGGACTAGTTGGGACTATCACACAAGCAATTCAAAACCTTACTCACCTGGAAAAGTT GGACTTGTCAAATAACAATTTGACCGGAGAAATACCTGAATTTTTAGCTGACATAAAATCACTTTTGGTCAT AGACTTAAGTGGTAATAATATCACTGGCTCAGTCCCTCCCTCAATTCTTCAGAAGAAAGGAATGAAGTTAAA TGTCAACAACAACCCTCATCTTCTTTGCCCTGCTGGTTCATGTGTGAACAACGGAGGGGATAAACATAAGAAAAAGAGTATCATTGTACCCGTGGTTGCATCGATTGCTTCACTAGCCGTTCTTATTGGAGCATTCATCATGTTCCTTGTTCTCAGAAAGAAAAAAGCGTCAAAACTTGAAG ATGGTAGATCATCTCAACAGGCAATAATGACAAAGAATAGAAGATTTACTTACTCAGAAGTTATGACAATGACAAATAACTTCCAAAGAGTCCTCGGTAAAGGAGGGTTTGGAATCGTTTATCATGGTGTTGTGAATGGTACGGAACAAGTAGCTGTTAAGATTCTTTCCCATTCATCATCTCAAGGATACAAACAATTCAAAGCTGAG GTAGAACTTCTTCTTAGAGTTCACCACAAGAATTTGGTTGGTCTTGTTGGATATTGTGACGAAAATGATAAGTTGGCTCTCATTTATGAATACATGGCCAATGGAGATTTAAAAGAACATATGTCAG GAACACGTAACCGCTTTCTTTTAAATTGGGGAACTAGACTAAAAATAGTCATCGACTCTGCACAAG GACTTGAGTATTTGCATAATGGATGTACACCACCAATGGTTCATAGAGACGTCAAAACCACAAACATACTGTTGAATGAACATTTTGAGGCCAAACTTGCTGATTTTGGGCTTTCAAGGTCATTTCCAACTGAAGGTGGAACTCATGTGTCAACCGTTGTTGCTGGAACTCCTGGATATCTAGATCCCGA ATACTATAGAACAAACTGGTTGACAGAAAAGAGTGATGTTTATAGTTTCGGAATAGTATTGTTGGAGATCATCACAAACCGACATGTGATCGATCAAAGCCGTGAAAAGGCACATATTGCAGAATGGGTAGGATTAATGCTTATAAAAGGAGACATAATAAGCATTATGGATCCAAGTCTAAATGGAGATTATGATTCTGGTTCTGTGTGGAAAGCTGTTGAGATAGCAATGTCTTGTCTGAATCCTTCTTCAACGAGAAGGCCTACCATGAGTCAAGTTGTTATTGGATTAAAAGAGTGTCTTGCATCTGAAAACTCAAGAGGAGGAGCGAGTAGGGACATGGACTCAAAGAGTTCTATAGAAGTGAGCTTGACCTTTGATACTGATGTGAACCCAACAGCTCGGTAG
- the LOC106346029 gene encoding probable LRR receptor-like protein kinase At1g51890 isoform X2 — MKFLFWFLPFLIIAFDILELVQAQDQTGFISLDCGLVPTETNYVEKSTNISYKSDFNYIETGKAGKINEAYKTLFQQQTWSLRSFPDGKRNCYNFNLTANRKYLIRGTFIYGNYDNQNQLPIFDLHIGPNRWTTVTTLGVTNGSIHEMIHVLTQDRLQVCLVKTGDTTPFISSLELRPLNNETYVTQSGSLVAVSRVFFSPTPTFVRYDEDINDRTWVPYIDKNNSVITTDVAVDTSNFYNVPQVVARTAAIPVDESQPLTIDWTLDEVTAQSYIYMHFAEIQNLKANETREFNITYNGGKRWFDYFRPPNFSITTIFNPRAVSSPDGKFNFTFAMTSNSTLPPLINALEIYKVLDLSLLETNQDEVLAMMNIKVTYDLRKRPSWQGDPCVPKLYRWEGLDCSYPDSESPRIISLNLTGSNLTGTITSDISKLTQLRELDLSNNGLSGEIPAFFADMNLLTLINLSGNPEINGSVIPDSLQKKIDRNSLKLILDGNQNPTTKSKSKDVPVVAIVASVAGGFSLIVIVAIIFVLTRRKQKPPEGPVSVTTGTTNTETRSSNPSIITKERKFTYSEVLKMTNNFARVLGKGGFGTVYHGNLDDAEVAVKMLSHSSAQGYKEFKAEVELLLRVHHRHLVGLVGYCDDGDKLALIYEYMANGDLRENMLGKRNGNVLSWETRMQIAVEAAQGLEYLHNGCRPPMVHRDVKTTNILLNERFQAKLADFGLSRSFPIDGESHVMTVVAGTPGYLDPEYYRTNWLSEKSDVYSFGVVLLEMVTNQPVIDKTRVKPHLSDWVGFKLTNGDIRSIIDPKLMDDYDANGVWKVIELALACVNPSSNRRPTMPHVVMELNECLAFEVERKNGSQEMYTKNSTEFSPSSFSDFSPIAR, encoded by the exons ATGAAgtttcttttttggtttttaccttTCTTGATCATCGCTTTTGACATTCTTGAATTGGTTCAAGCTCAAGATCAAACAG GATTCATCAGCTTAGATTGTGGTTTGGTACCTACGGAGACGAACTATGTGGAGAAGTCAACGAATATATCATACAAATCAGATTTTAATTACATCGAAACTGGAAAGGCCGGGAAGATCAATGAGGCGTACAAGACCCTGTTTCAGCAACAGACTTGGTCCTTGAGAAGCTTCCCTGATGGTAAAAGAAACTGCTACAACTTCAACCTCACAGCCAACCGCAAGTACCTGATCAGAGGAACATTTATCTATGGGAACtatgataatcaaaatcaacTTCCAATCTTCGATCTTCACATCGGTCCTAACAGATGGACTACTGTTACGACCCTAGGGGTTACAAATGGTTCAATCCACGAGATGATCCATGTCTTAACACAAGACCGTCTTCAAGTTTGTCTTGTCAAGACAGGAGACACAACACCGTTTATTTCATCACTGGAACTTCGTCCATTGAACAATGAAACTTACGTCACGCAAAGTGGATCGTTGGTCGCTGTCTCAAGAGTTTTCTTTTCACCCACGCCAACGTTCGTTAG GTATGATGAGGACATCAACGACCGAACATGGGTTCCATACATAGATAAAAACAATTCTGTAATAACAACTGATGTTGCGGTTGATACAAGTAACTTCTACAATGTGCCACAAGTTGTGGCGAGAACTGCTGCTATACCTGTAGATGAGAGTCAGCCTCTGACTATAGATTGGACCCTGGACGAGGTCACTGCACAGTCATATATTTACATGCATTTCGCTGAGATCCAGAATCTTAAAGCTAACGAGACAAGAGAGTTCAACATTACTTATAATGGTGGCAAAAGATGGTTTGACTATTTTAGGCCTCCAAATTTCAGCATAACAACTATATTCAATCCAAGAGCTGTGAGTTCTCCTGATGGGAAATTCAATTTCACTTTTGCCATGACCAGTAACTCAACTCTTCCTCCTCTTATCAACGCCCTTGAGATTTATAAAGTCTTGGACCTTTCACTGCTTGAGACAAACCAAGATGAAG TTCTTGCTATGATGAACATCAAAGTAACTTATGACCTGAGAAAAAGACCTAGCTGGCAAGGAGATCCTTGTGTTCCTAAGTTATATAGGTGGGAAGGTTTAGACTGCAGCTATCCAGACTCCGAGTCACCGCGGATCATATCCTT GAACTTGACTGGGAGCAATTTGACTGGTACCATAACATCTGATATATCAAAGCTAACACAGTTGAGAGAACT AGATTTATCAAACAATGGTTTATCAGGAGAGATTCCAGCGTTTTTCGCCGATATGAATTTGTTGACACTCAT AAACTTAAGCGGAAACCCTGAGATTAATGGCTCAGTGATTCCAGACTCTCTTCAGAAAAAGATAGATAGAAATTCTCTAAAATTAAT TTTGGATGGAAACCAGAATCCGACCACAAAAAGCAAGAGTAAAGATGTTCCAGTTGTTGCTATTGTTGCGTCAGTGGCTGGCGGGTTTTCTCTGATAGTTATAGTGGCTATCATCTTTGTGCTCACAAGAAGAAAACAGAAACCTCCTGAAG GACCAGTATCAGTCACTACTGGTACTACTAATACTGAGACAAGATCCTCCAACCCATCCATCATAACAAAGGAACGCAAGTTCACGTATTCCGAGGTACTGAAGATGACTAATAACTTTGCAAGAGTTCTTGGTAAAGGAGGGTTTGGAACAGTGTATCACGGGAACTTGGATGATGCTGAAGTTGCTGTGAAAATGCTCTCTCATTCATCAGCTCAAGGTTACAAAGAATTCAAAGCAGAG GTGGAGCTTCTTTTAAGAGTTCACCATAGACATTTGGTTGGACTTGTTGGATACTGTGACGATGGAGATAAATTAGCTTTAATCTATGAATATATGGCAAATGGAGACCTAAGGGAGAATATGTTAG GAAAACGCAATGGCAATGTCTTAAGCTGGGAAACCAGAATGCAAATAGCTGTAGAGGCAGCACAAG GACTGGAGTATCTGCACAATGGATGTAGACCTCCTATGGTTCATAGAGATGTGAAAACGACTAATATCTTGTTGAATGAGCGGTTTCAAGCAAAACTAGCAGACTTTGGGCTGTCTAGATCTTTCCCAATAGATGGTGAATCTCATGTCATGACGGTCGTTGCAGGAACACCTGGTTACCTAGACCCTGA GTACTACAGAACAAACTGGCTAAGTGAGAAGAGTGATGTTTACAGCTTCGGTGTAGTCCTGTTAGAGATGGTTACAAACCAGCCTGTGATAGATAAAACCCGAGTGAAGCCTCACCTTTCAGATTGGGTTGGCTTCAAACTTACAAATGGGGACATCAGGAGTATTATTGACCCCAAACTTATGGATGACTATGACGCAAATGGTGTTTGGAAGGTTATAGAGTTGGCTCTAGCCTGCGTAAACCCGTCTTCGAACCGTAGACCAACGATGCCACACGTGGTGATGGAGCTAAACGAGTGTCTGGCTTTTGAAGTTGAAAGGAAAAATGGTAGCCAAGAGATGTACACAAAGAATTCTACTGAGTTTAGCCCATCCTCTTTTTCAGATTTCTCCCCTATAGCGAGATGA
- the LOC106346029 gene encoding probable LRR receptor-like protein kinase At1g51890 isoform X1, producing the protein MKFLFWFLPFLIIAFDILELVQAQDQTGFISLDCGLVPTETNYVEKSTNISYKSDFNYIETGKAGKINEAYKTLFQQQTWSLRSFPDGKRNCYNFNLTANRKYLIRGTFIYGNYDNQNQLPIFDLHIGPNRWTTVTTLGVTNGSIHEMIHVLTQDRLQVCLVKTGDTTPFISSLELRPLNNETYVTQSGSLVAVSRVFFSPTPTFVRYDEDINDRTWVPYIDKNNSVITTDVAVDTSNFYNVPQVVARTAAIPVDESQPLTIDWTLDEVTAQSYIYMHFAEIQNLKANETREFNITYNGGKRWFDYFRPPNFSITTIFNPRAVSSPDGKFNFTFAMTSNSTLPPLINALEIYKVLDLSLLETNQDEVLAMMNIKVTYDLRKRPSWQGDPCVPKLYRWEGLDCSYPDSESPRIISLNLTGSNLTGTITSDISKLTQLRELDLSNNGLSGEIPAFFADMNLLTLINLSGNPEINGSVIPDSLQKKIDRNSLKLILDGNQNPTTKSKSKDVPVVAIVASVAGGFSLIVIVAIIFVLTRRKQKPPEASGPVSVTTGTTNTETRSSNPSIITKERKFTYSEVLKMTNNFARVLGKGGFGTVYHGNLDDAEVAVKMLSHSSAQGYKEFKAEVELLLRVHHRHLVGLVGYCDDGDKLALIYEYMANGDLRENMLGKRNGNVLSWETRMQIAVEAAQGLEYLHNGCRPPMVHRDVKTTNILLNERFQAKLADFGLSRSFPIDGESHVMTVVAGTPGYLDPEYYRTNWLSEKSDVYSFGVVLLEMVTNQPVIDKTRVKPHLSDWVGFKLTNGDIRSIIDPKLMDDYDANGVWKVIELALACVNPSSNRRPTMPHVVMELNECLAFEVERKNGSQEMYTKNSTEFSPSSFSDFSPIAR; encoded by the exons ATGAAgtttcttttttggtttttaccttTCTTGATCATCGCTTTTGACATTCTTGAATTGGTTCAAGCTCAAGATCAAACAG GATTCATCAGCTTAGATTGTGGTTTGGTACCTACGGAGACGAACTATGTGGAGAAGTCAACGAATATATCATACAAATCAGATTTTAATTACATCGAAACTGGAAAGGCCGGGAAGATCAATGAGGCGTACAAGACCCTGTTTCAGCAACAGACTTGGTCCTTGAGAAGCTTCCCTGATGGTAAAAGAAACTGCTACAACTTCAACCTCACAGCCAACCGCAAGTACCTGATCAGAGGAACATTTATCTATGGGAACtatgataatcaaaatcaacTTCCAATCTTCGATCTTCACATCGGTCCTAACAGATGGACTACTGTTACGACCCTAGGGGTTACAAATGGTTCAATCCACGAGATGATCCATGTCTTAACACAAGACCGTCTTCAAGTTTGTCTTGTCAAGACAGGAGACACAACACCGTTTATTTCATCACTGGAACTTCGTCCATTGAACAATGAAACTTACGTCACGCAAAGTGGATCGTTGGTCGCTGTCTCAAGAGTTTTCTTTTCACCCACGCCAACGTTCGTTAG GTATGATGAGGACATCAACGACCGAACATGGGTTCCATACATAGATAAAAACAATTCTGTAATAACAACTGATGTTGCGGTTGATACAAGTAACTTCTACAATGTGCCACAAGTTGTGGCGAGAACTGCTGCTATACCTGTAGATGAGAGTCAGCCTCTGACTATAGATTGGACCCTGGACGAGGTCACTGCACAGTCATATATTTACATGCATTTCGCTGAGATCCAGAATCTTAAAGCTAACGAGACAAGAGAGTTCAACATTACTTATAATGGTGGCAAAAGATGGTTTGACTATTTTAGGCCTCCAAATTTCAGCATAACAACTATATTCAATCCAAGAGCTGTGAGTTCTCCTGATGGGAAATTCAATTTCACTTTTGCCATGACCAGTAACTCAACTCTTCCTCCTCTTATCAACGCCCTTGAGATTTATAAAGTCTTGGACCTTTCACTGCTTGAGACAAACCAAGATGAAG TTCTTGCTATGATGAACATCAAAGTAACTTATGACCTGAGAAAAAGACCTAGCTGGCAAGGAGATCCTTGTGTTCCTAAGTTATATAGGTGGGAAGGTTTAGACTGCAGCTATCCAGACTCCGAGTCACCGCGGATCATATCCTT GAACTTGACTGGGAGCAATTTGACTGGTACCATAACATCTGATATATCAAAGCTAACACAGTTGAGAGAACT AGATTTATCAAACAATGGTTTATCAGGAGAGATTCCAGCGTTTTTCGCCGATATGAATTTGTTGACACTCAT AAACTTAAGCGGAAACCCTGAGATTAATGGCTCAGTGATTCCAGACTCTCTTCAGAAAAAGATAGATAGAAATTCTCTAAAATTAAT TTTGGATGGAAACCAGAATCCGACCACAAAAAGCAAGAGTAAAGATGTTCCAGTTGTTGCTATTGTTGCGTCAGTGGCTGGCGGGTTTTCTCTGATAGTTATAGTGGCTATCATCTTTGTGCTCACAAGAAGAAAACAGAAACCTCCTGAAG CTTCAGGACCAGTATCAGTCACTACTGGTACTACTAATACTGAGACAAGATCCTCCAACCCATCCATCATAACAAAGGAACGCAAGTTCACGTATTCCGAGGTACTGAAGATGACTAATAACTTTGCAAGAGTTCTTGGTAAAGGAGGGTTTGGAACAGTGTATCACGGGAACTTGGATGATGCTGAAGTTGCTGTGAAAATGCTCTCTCATTCATCAGCTCAAGGTTACAAAGAATTCAAAGCAGAG GTGGAGCTTCTTTTAAGAGTTCACCATAGACATTTGGTTGGACTTGTTGGATACTGTGACGATGGAGATAAATTAGCTTTAATCTATGAATATATGGCAAATGGAGACCTAAGGGAGAATATGTTAG GAAAACGCAATGGCAATGTCTTAAGCTGGGAAACCAGAATGCAAATAGCTGTAGAGGCAGCACAAG GACTGGAGTATCTGCACAATGGATGTAGACCTCCTATGGTTCATAGAGATGTGAAAACGACTAATATCTTGTTGAATGAGCGGTTTCAAGCAAAACTAGCAGACTTTGGGCTGTCTAGATCTTTCCCAATAGATGGTGAATCTCATGTCATGACGGTCGTTGCAGGAACACCTGGTTACCTAGACCCTGA GTACTACAGAACAAACTGGCTAAGTGAGAAGAGTGATGTTTACAGCTTCGGTGTAGTCCTGTTAGAGATGGTTACAAACCAGCCTGTGATAGATAAAACCCGAGTGAAGCCTCACCTTTCAGATTGGGTTGGCTTCAAACTTACAAATGGGGACATCAGGAGTATTATTGACCCCAAACTTATGGATGACTATGACGCAAATGGTGTTTGGAAGGTTATAGAGTTGGCTCTAGCCTGCGTAAACCCGTCTTCGAACCGTAGACCAACGATGCCACACGTGGTGATGGAGCTAAACGAGTGTCTGGCTTTTGAAGTTGAAAGGAAAAATGGTAGCCAAGAGATGTACACAAAGAATTCTACTGAGTTTAGCCCATCCTCTTTTTCAGATTTCTCCCCTATAGCGAGATGA
- the LOC106346030 gene encoding probable LRR receptor-like serine/threonine-protein kinase At1g51860, with the protein MKTLHKVDQYICYLNFLLIKSNELRIIVSSKSDSAIQEEMKFLDWFLLLLIIALTILRSVQAQNQAGFISLDCGLVPKNTNYVEKTTNITYKSDADYIDSGSVGKINDAYKTQFQQQLWSLRSFPEGQRNCYNVNVTANSKYLIRGSFVYGNYDGLNELPSFDLHIGPNKWSSVTIEGVANFSMTEIIHVVTQERLQVCLVKTGPTTPFISSLELRPLNNKSYVTQTGSLQRFARIYFSSSSRVIRYDEDQNDQAWSPFLNSVTSTISTDLKVDTSLSFYEVPQAVIKTAGVPANASEPWSIWWTLDEPTDLSYVYMHFAEVQTLKANDIREFNITYNNGIIWYPFLRPKSLKISSFANPRAISSPDGKFNFTFTMTGNSTLPPLLNALEIYTVVDILQLETDKDEVSAMINIKKTYGLSKKISWQGDPCVPQLYLWEGLNCSYPDSEPSRIISLKLNGSELIGTITSDISKLTQLIELDLSNNDLSGEIPAFFADMKLLKLINLSGNPKLNLTVPASLQERLNSKSLTLILGDTLNPTVKGKSSKTPVAAIAASVAGVFVLVVILAIFFVVRKKKTKTNAAPGPPSASPGIAKSETRSSNPSIISKDRRITYSEVLRMTNNFQRVLGKGGFGTVYHGNLDDAEVAVKMLSHSSAQGYKEFKAEVELLLRVHHRHLVGLVGYCDDGDNLALIYEYMANGDLRENMSGKRGGNVLTWENRMQIAVESAQGLEYLHNGCRPPMVHRDVKTTNILLTERYGAKLADFGLSRSFPIDGECHVSTVVAGTPGYLDPEYYRTNWLSEKSDVYSFGVVLLEIVTNQPVIDKTRERPHINEWVGFMLTKGDIRSIIDPKLMGDYDTNGAWKIVELAMACVNPSSNQRPKMAHVVMELNECVALEIARRQGSQEMYSNNSVDYSLSEFAPGAR; encoded by the exons ATGAAGACTTTGCACAAAGTTGACCAATACATATGTTACCTCAATTTCTTGCTTATCAAAAGCAATGAACTAAGAATAATAGTCTCCTCTAAATCTGATTCAGCTATTCAAGAAGAAATGAAGTTTCTTGAttggtttcttcttctcttgatCATCGCTCTTACCATTCTGAGATCAGTCCAAGCTCAAAACCAAGCAG GATTCATCAGCTTGGATTGTGGATTGGTTCCAAAGAACACCAATTATGTAGAGAAGACGACTAATATAACATACAAATCAGATGCGGATTACATTGATAGTGGATCGGTCGGGAAGATTAATGATGCATACAAGACTCAGTTTCAGCAACAACTTTGGTCGTTGAGAAGCTTCCCTGAGGGTCAAAGAAACTGCTACAACGTCAACGTCACAGCGAATAGCAAATATCTGATCAGAGGAAGCTTTGTGTATGGGAACTATGACGGCCTTAATGAACTCCCTAGCTTTGATCTTCATATTGGTCCTAACAAATGGTCTTCTGTTACAATAGAAGGAGTAGCAAATTTTTCAATGACCGAGATCATCCATGTCGTAACACAAGAACGTCTTCAAGTTTGTCTTGTTAAGACAGGACCAACAACACCGTTCATCTCATCGCTTGAGCTTCGTCCATTGAATAATAAAAGTTACGTCACACAAACCGGGTCATTGCAGCGCTTCGCCAGAATATACTTTTCAAGCAGTTCAAGGGTCATAAG GTATGATGAGGACCAAAACGACCAAGCATGGAGTCCATTCTTGAATTCTGTTACCTCAACGATAAGCACTGATCTCAAAGTTGATACAAGTCTAAGCTTCTACGAGGTTCCTCAAGCCGTGATAAAGACTGCTGGTGTCCCAGCAAATGCTAGTGAGCCATGGAGCATATGGTGGACTCTTGATGAACCCACTGACCTCTCATATGTATACATGCATTTCGCCGAAGTCCAAACTCTAAAAGCCAATGACATTAGAGAGTTTAACATTACTTACAACAATGGTATTATTTGGTACCCCTTTTTAAGGCCTAAAAGTCTAAAAATTTCATCGTTCGCCAATCCAAGGGCCATAAGTTCTCCTGATGGGAAATTTAATTTCACTTTTACAATGACTGGTAACTCAACTCTTCCTCCACTTCTCAACGCACTCGAGATTTATACAGTTGTAGACATTCTACAGCTTGAGACAGATAAGGATGAAG TTTCTGCTATGATAAACATCAAGAAGACATATGGTTTAAGCAAAAAGATAAGCTGGCAAGGAGATCCGTGTGTTCCTCAGCTTTACCTGTGGGAAGGTTTGAACTGTAGTTATCCTGATTCTGAGCCATCACGGATCATATCCTT gAAATTGAATGGGAGCGAGTTGATCGGTACCATAACATCTGACATATCCAAGCTAACACAGCTAATAGAGCT AGATTTGTCAAATAATGATTTATCAGGAGAGATTCCAGCATTTTTTGCTGATATGAAGTTGTTGAAACTCAT aaaCTTGAGTGGAAACCCGAAGCTTAATCTCACAGTTCCAGCCTCTCTTCAGGAACGGCTAAACAGCAAATCTTTAACACTTAT TTTGGGTGATACCCTGAATCCGACTGTGAAAGGCAAGAGTAGTAAGACTCCAGTGGCTGCTATCGCAGCGTCAGTGGCTGGAGTGTTCGTTCTGGTAGTtatcttggccattttcttcgttgttagaaagaaaaaaacaaaaaccaacgCTG CTCCAGGACCCCCATCAGCCAGTCCCGGTATAGCTAAGAGTGAGACAAGATCATCCAATCCATCAATCATATCAAAGGACCGTAGGATCACCTACTCCGAGGTACTGAGGATGACTAATAACTTCCAGAGGGTTCTTGGCAAAGGAGGGTTTGGAACAGTGTATCATGGAAACTTGGATGATGCTGAAGTTGCTGTGAAAATGCTCTCTCATTCATCAGCACAAGGTTACAAAGAATTCAAAGCAGAG GTGGAGCTTCTTTTAAGAGTTCACCACAGACATTTGGTGGGACTTGTTGGGTACTGTGATGACGGAGATAACTTGGCTCTCATCTATGAATACATGGCAAATGGAGACCTGAGGGAAAACATGTCTG GAAAACGAGGAGGCAATGTCCTAACCTGGGAGAACAGGATGCAAATAGCTGTAGAGTCAGCTCAAG GATTGGAGTATCTGCACAATGGATGTAGGCCTCCTATGGTCCATCGAGATGTGAAAACTACCAACATCTTGTTGACTGAGCGGTACGGAGCAAAACTAGCCGACTTTGGTCTCTCGAGATCCTTCCCTATCGATGGTGAATGTCATGTCTCCACAGTGGTTGCAGGCACACCAGGCTATCTAGACCCTGA GTACTACAGAACAAATTGGCTAAGCGAGAAGAGTGACGTGTACAGCTTTGGGGTAGTGCTACTAGAGATAGTCACAAACCAGCCTGTAATAGATAAAACTCGAGAGAGACCTCATATCAATGAATGGGTTGGGTTCATGCTCACCAAAGGAGACATCAGGAGCATCATTGACCCGAAATTGATGGGGGACTATGACACAAACGGTGCTTGGAAGATCGTAGAGCTGGCTATGGCTTGTGTGAACCCCTCTTCGAACCAGAGACCAAAAATGGCACACGTTGTGATGGAGCTAAACGAGTGTGTGGCCTTGGAAATTGCGAGGAGACAGGGTAGTCAAGAGATGTACTCAAATAATTCGGTTGACTATAGTCTCTCTGAGTTTGCCCCTGGAGCTAGATAA